From the genome of Bradyrhizobium elkanii USDA 76, one region includes:
- a CDS encoding SRPBCC family protein — protein MLETIAVIAIVLVVAIAVILVLAATKPGTLRVTRAISINAPAERIFPLIDDFHQWTVWSPYENRDPAMKRIYGGAGRGQGAVYAWDGNKNVGAGRMEILQSSAPSKVVIKLDFIKPFEGHNTAEFTMLPQGDATSVTWTMYGPAVFMSKVMQVFMNLDRMIGRDFEVGLANLKKLTEK, from the coding sequence ATGTTGGAGACCATTGCCGTCATCGCGATTGTCCTCGTCGTCGCGATCGCCGTCATCCTCGTCCTCGCGGCGACCAAGCCGGGCACGCTCCGCGTCACGCGTGCGATCAGCATCAACGCGCCGGCCGAGCGGATCTTTCCATTGATCGACGATTTCCATCAGTGGACGGTCTGGTCGCCCTACGAGAACCGGGATCCGGCCATGAAGCGGATCTATGGCGGCGCCGGGCGCGGGCAGGGTGCGGTCTACGCCTGGGACGGCAACAAGAATGTCGGCGCCGGCCGCATGGAGATCCTGCAATCCTCCGCGCCGTCGAAGGTCGTCATCAAGCTCGACTTCATCAAGCCATTCGAAGGCCACAACACCGCCGAGTTCACAATGCTGCCGCAGGGAGATGCGACCAGCGTCACATGGACCATGTATGGTCCGGCCGTCTTCATGTCGAAGGTGATGCAGGTGTTCATGAACCTGGATCGCATGATCGGCAGGGATTTCGAGGTCGGTCTCGCCAATCTGAAGAAGCTGACTGAAAAGTAG
- a CDS encoding DoxX family protein gives MPTVVDTEVSKPARITGRVMSGVVVLFLLFDGAIKLVPLSVVTETMDRMGFGASDALARSLGIITIVCTLLYSVPPTSILGAILLTGYLGGAIASHVRIGSPLFTHTLFGLYLGLMLWGGLYLRDGNLRAMLPFRR, from the coding sequence ATGCCGACGGTCGTCGACACCGAAGTCTCAAAGCCCGCCCGCATCACCGGCCGCGTCATGAGCGGGGTGGTCGTCCTGTTCCTGCTGTTCGACGGCGCGATCAAGCTGGTGCCGCTGTCTGTCGTCACCGAGACCATGGACAGGATGGGCTTCGGCGCGAGCGATGCGCTGGCGCGCAGCCTCGGCATCATCACCATCGTCTGCACGCTGCTCTACTCGGTGCCGCCGACCTCGATCCTCGGCGCGATCCTGCTCACCGGCTATCTCGGCGGCGCGATCGCATCGCATGTGCGGATCGGCAGCCCGCTGTTCACCCACACGCTGTTCGGGCTCTATCTCGGCCTGATGCTGTGGGGCGGGCTCTATCTGCGCGACGGCAATCTGCGCGCAATGCTTCCATTTCGCCGGTGA